TACTGTCAATCTAATGAAAAGAAGCCAAATGGTTTCTTTATGCAGGATAAGATCAAAGCCGTGATCAAAACagttttttaaacaaaatattttcataattcacAGCTTTATGTGCAGAATCTTTTACATTTTAAGCAAACGCCTAATTATCTTTTCACCAATACAAAATCAGactttttttttgacaaaacgaAATCAAATATTTGATACAGGGAAAAGAGACAATTATGTATATGCATGTGTGACTGAGGGCAGGTGAACAATGGTTGATGCAATCATCATTCTCCAAGTACATATTGTGCATAGAGAAGCACATAGACATGGCTACAGAGTGACACTCAGTATCTGTAATCAAAATGCTACTATTTTCTTTATCTGGGATAATATGGTGCATGCATTAGATGATTGTTTTACTCAGTATTACGGTATCCTTCCTTTCATTCTTGAACAAATAACAACAACATCAGGAAATATGTCATCCTTCGCCTACCCTTGGAACAGTAGATGGAAGAAGCAGAGTCCTTTAAGATGAATATAAACAACATTCTCTTTTTACATGATGCATTTATCCTTTCTTTAATCGTTGCAAGTGTCATAATTTACCTGCTCAAATTATCTAGCTTATAggtacaaaataaaatttattcacttGCTTACTACTATGCATTGTGAATACTATGTTTTCACATGTTTAATATTCTAAAACTACAATGAGCatataatatcatataataaataaaattaccttAAAAGAAGCTTCAAGCATGTCCGTATTACATTACAAGCCAAACAAATAGCATTTTAATCTTAAATATAACTAGCAGAAAGGTCAGACCGAAGCATACTGAGGTGGTATATGAATCAAGTGAAAGACCAGATGCAAGGCCTTTGTGTGCAAATGGCACATGGTAACCACCATCCAAGTAGTTGTCGCAGAATAcctgtaattaaaaaaaaacaaaatacaacTAGCCATCTCCATGTATGTTCAGCAAGCTTTGGACAACAATCATATAATCATTAACATGGAGAATATGCAATTTAATATTCAAGACAACATAATGTCGTTAGTGCtagtgataataataattaatgcTTTATCAGAAGACAAAGCATACAGACATCATCATTAAAGCTACAAGGAAACTCCATATATCATTTAGGTATTATCATAAAAAGCTAAGAGCAAGAAATTAAATTGAAGGAGCTTCCATTAACCACAGAGACGCACCTTCCAATTACATTCTATGATGTACTCAAGTCGACAAACATAAGTTAGTGTGGTATCAACTCTATTAAGGCTAAATAATTCAGAGGAGCTACCAAGCCATTCACTTGCAACGTTGTCAGTATCAATATTATCCTTTTGTAAAATCTCATTGTccatattaagaaaaataaatggtcCCCAAGTAGCAACTTTAATAGCTACAAGTCCAAAATCCTATCatcaatcaatgaataaaaatAGCAGGATCATGATGTCTGTCAAGACAAAATATGTAATGCCATAATCTAAACCTGATAGAAAAAACTATGATCTACTAACACAACCTAAAGGAATTTGATTTAAGCAACTTGATAACCATTTCATTCGGGAAgccaaaaattttttatttttaagataataAAGAACTAAAAGGAATGCACAGTCATTTTCAAGCAGACACCCATTCCTCATCAATATGTACTTTTGTAagtgaaaaatgaataaaaatgccAAAAAAGGCAAAGGTGCAAATCTTGTACCGTAGAATTTCTACTCTAAATCATTATGCAACTAAATTACAGCCAAAATTTTCATGCTATGCCTTCACATCTTTCCAGAGAGaaattttataagaatttttGAACTAAaactattttcttattttcacatATTGCCTCTTAAAAAAAGAACGTACCTTCTTGTCAACATAATCAGCCCAGAATCTAGCAGTAGCTTTTTGGTAAGCGTCAGAAGGGAGCAAAGGAGCTTTGTCATGCCTTACCTCATCGATGTACTGAACTTGAATGAGCGACTTACAAACAGGTTTACCGTTATGGATAAGAACAGGGATTTTCTTATGAACATGGTTCGTCTGCAGCAGTAAAGCACTCTTGTTCCACAAGTCTTCTTCCTTGTATTCATACTTTATCCCTTTCCCAGCCAAAGCAATCCTGGATCTCATCCCAAACATACTTGGCCAGAAATCCAGCAGTACTACTTCCTCTGCCATTCTTTTGATCTAAAGAttcaaaaactaaaactaaaatcttgggtttgttcttttctctctctgATTCTGAACTGAATGGGTATAAGTATGTATATTTATAGGCAAAAAAAGGGTAAGAGTCCTACTTCTTTCCTGACATAATCACATAAATCAAATGAATCTGGAGAAAGAGAAAAGGAAATTTTCTCTCACGAAAACCCCcgatattttcatttttctaaaaGTTTATTTCCGTTGATAAATATGCTAGAACCTCacatatattaaaagaaaaagaaacaaaaaaaaatgttaatctTGCATTCTTTACTATCTTCTTACTTTATATCAGCATTTACTAAGACAAAGCCTacacaaatcaagcatcttcgacatcaattacaaataaaagaaaaataagatcgatcaaaattcaaataaaaatcaaCTATAAGCATGAATTACTCGACTATTTACCTCTTCTCCAACATTGACAGAAACTCTAGATGCTGAAATACCTGGCCGAATCGCTTTCCCTAATAcctgaaaaaaattgaattttttttaaatataagggCTTTACTTAAACGAAgaactattaaaaaaaacttatggaTTTGGGGGAAATTTAGGGATTAGGGAAAATGTAGAGAATTAGTGAAATCTATTTTGGGGTTTTGCTGGAAATGGCTAAACGTTTAGGATATCTGTTTTGGGATTTTGGGGGAAATGGCTAAGTGTCGGGCATGACACAAGAAgatgaaatttaagaaaaaaagacAGACGCCGTTTTCATAGTggtttttgtggcgttttttaaaaaaaggcttctaatgcccttttttttttttttggcgttttttaaaaaaacgccactaatctcttaattttcatatttatttgtatttgttataatttggaagccataataattaattaatgatagtcaatatttaataatatatatataaagtttatctattatttattaaataatttaaactataattataattttaatatattaagataaatattatttcttttacaattatataagaaatcgtttaatatataaattaaataatactaattaatctaaaccctaaacctctaCCCTTACCCCTAaatcttaaatcctaaaccctaaacccataacccatatcccttaacccttaaaccataaataCTTAACacataacccctaaaccttaaaccctaacacATAATCCCTAAAcaataatccataaaccttaaaaattaattcataaaccataaacccctaacccctatcccCTTAACGCCTAACCCCTATCCCCTATCCCC
The sequence above is drawn from the Gossypium hirsutum isolate 1008001.06 chromosome A05, Gossypium_hirsutum_v2.1, whole genome shotgun sequence genome and encodes:
- the LOC107957354 gene encoding uncharacterized protein isoform X3, which translates into the protein MAEEVVLLDFWPSMFGMRSRIALAGKGIKYEYKEEDLWNKSALLLQTNHVHKKIPVLIHNGKPVCKSLIQVQYIDEVRHDKAPLLPSDAYQKATARFWADYVDKKVFCDNYLDGGYHVPFAHKGLASGLSLDSYTTSDDKAFIERSLADSEKVQMEDIRLCEGVQKGTSTPVFQFSSHSYWILACKWHNTFPLYLLSSSYDGKVMLWDLRTAEKSTTLDCGPRTICRRHIMTSSYLYECLWEALQQRIRMILINMQLTPYVL